The region CCGGCAAGTCGACCCTGCTCGAGCTGATCAACGGTCTCACACGACCGACCGAGGGCCACGTCACCGTGCGCGGTGCCGCCGTCGCCGAGCTCGATCGAGCGGGCCTGCGCGAGCTCCGTCGCGACGTCGGCGTCGTCTTCCAGGGCGTGCACCTGCTCAGCAACAGCACCGTGCGCGACAACGTGCGTCTGCCGCTGCGTCTCGCCCGCGGCGAGACGGCGAAGAAGAGCAGGCAGCAGCAGGATGCCGTCGACGAGATCCTCTCGTTCGTCGGCCTCTCGCATCGCGCCGACCACTTCCCCGCCCAGCTCTCCGGCGGCGAGCGTCAGCGCGTGGGTCTCGCCCGCGCCCTCGTGTCGCGCCCGCCGCTGCTGCTCTGCGACGAGCCGACCTCGTCGCTCGACGCGTCGACCACCGCCGACGTGCTGCGCGTGCTCGCCGACGCGCGCGCGAAGCTCGGCACGACCGTGATCGTCATCACGCACGACCTCGACGTCGTCAAGGCGATCTGCGACCGCGCCGCGCTGCTCGAGAAGGGGCGGCTGCGCGAGGTCTTCGAGATCGACGCCGCCGGCCCCCGGTCGCTGCCCAGCTACTACGAGCAGGTCAAGCGGGAGCTGAGCGCATGACCTGGCTCACCGACCTGCTCGCCGAGTACGGCGAAGACATCGCGCAGTCGATGGCAGAGACCGGGTACATGATGCTCGTGTCGCTTCTCGCCGCGGTGCTGATCGGTCTGCCGCTCGGCACCGTCGTGTACCTCACCGAGCGCGGCGGCATCGCCGAGAACCGCGCGATCAACACGGTCGCGAACCTCTACATCAATGTGGTGCGGTCGTTCCCGTTCCTGCTGCTGGTCGTGTTCCTCATCCCGTTCACGCGCGCCGTGATCGGCACGAGCTTCGGCACGCAGGCGGCGACCCTGCCGCTCTGCTTCGTCGCCGTCGCGATCTACGCCCGCCTGACCGAGCAGATCCTGCGCGAGATCCCCGCCGGCATCTCGAAGGTGGCCGTCGCGTCGGGCGCCACGGTGCCGCAGGCGGTGTTCCGGATGCTCCTTCCCGAGGCGCGCTCCGGGCTCGTCTACGCGCTGACCTCCGCTGCGATCAGCCTGCTGTCGTACTCGACCGTGCTGGGCGTGGTCGGCGGCGGAGGCCTCGGCGACTTCGCGATGCGCTACGGGTACCAGGTCTACAACGACGACCTCATGTACCTCACGATCGTGATCATCATCGTGTGCGTCCTCGCCATCCAGGCGGTCGGACACCGCACGTCCGTGCGGCTCGACCACCGCTGAGGTCGCCCCCCCGAACCACCGCACCCGCATCGAAACGGAAGAAACATATGAAGAAGACACGCGTCGCCCTCGCCGCCATCGCCCTCGGCACTGCGCTGCTCGCCACCGCCTGCGCCCCAGCCGCCGAAGAGAAGAACGCGGATGCCCAGGCCGCCGAGCCCACCGTGCTCAAGGTCGCCGCCGTGCAGGCCCCGATGACGGATGTCGTGAAGGCCGCAGGCGACGCGATCGAAGACGGCTACGAGATCCAGCTCGTCGAGGTCGCCGACTACATCACCTCGAACACGATCCTCAACAGCGGTGACGTGTACGCGAACTTCTCACAGCACGTGCCGTACATGCAGACGTTCAACGAGGGCAACGACGGCACGCTGGTGGGCGTTCAGCCGGTCTACAACTTCGTCATCGCCTTCTACTCGAAGACGCTCGACGACATCGCCGACCTGCCCGACGGCGCGAAGGTCGCCATTCCCGACGACCCGTCGAACACCGGCCGCGCGCTGAAGCTGCTCGCCGCGAACGAGATCATCGCGCTGGACCCCGACGTCGACCCGTACGAGGCGACCGTCAAGGACATCACCGGCAACCCGAAGAACCTGGAGTTCGTGCAGGTGCCGATCGCGTCGCTGAACGCGGCGTACGAAGAGGCCGACCTGGTCTTCCAGTGGCCGTCGCACATCGCGGCGCTCGGTCTCAGCCCCGAGAAGGACGGCCTCATCACCGAGCTCGACGACCGGTTCGCGCTGAACCTCGTCGTGCAGCAGAAGGATGCCGACTCCGAGGCGACCGAGGCGCTCAAGAAGGCGTTCACGAGCGACGAGGTGCGCGGGGTCATCGAGGGCAACGGCACCATCGAGACCGCCTGGTGACGACAGCCGCCACGCACTGACTGTCGCGAGGTGACAACGGGAGGCGGGGCCGACGCCGGATGCCCTTGTGCATACCGCACAGTCGGCTTCGCCTCGCGTTGTCGGACTTCTACGGTTGAGGGTATCCCTGCTCCTTTCTGAGAGGAACCGCCATGGTCGACGCAGCCATCCGCCCCACCACCGCCGACGCACCGGCCGGTGCCGAGCACGAGGCCACGTCGATCGACGTCGAGCGCGTGAACGAGCTGCTCATGGGCACCTGGGCGCAGACCCGCCGCGAGGCTCGCGAGATGATCAAGGATCCGGCGTTCTGGCGCGACGACAGCCTCGCGAAGGACGAGCACCGTGAGCGCGTGCTCTCGCAGCTGCACCTGCTGGTCGAGAACGGCGCCGTGCACCGCGCGTTCCCGAAGCGATTCGGCGGTGAGGAGAACAACGGCGCCAACATCGCCGGCTTCGAAGAGCTCGTCGCCGCAGACCCGAGCCTGCAGATCAAGTCGGGCGTGCAGTGGGGCCTGTTCGGGTCGGCGATCCTGCAGCTCGGCACCGAGCAGCACCACGAGAAGTGGCTGCCGGGGGTCATGGACCTGTCCATCCCCGGTGCGTTCGCGATGACCGAGATCGGACACGGCTCCGATGTCGCCGCCGTCGGCACGACCGCCACGTACGACCCCGCGACCGAGGAGTTCGTGATCAACACGCCGTTCCGCGCGGCGACCAAGGAGTACCTCGGCAACGCCGCCCTGCACGGCATCGCGGCAACGGTCTTCGCCCAGCTGATCACCAACGGGGTCAACCACGGCGTGCACTGCTTCTACGTACCGCTGCGCGACGAGAACGGGCAGGACCTGCCGGGAATCGGCCGTGAGGACGACGGCCTCAAGGGCGGGCTGAACGGCATCGACAACGGCCGTCTCAGCTTCGACCACGTGCGCGTCCCCCGCACCAACCTGCTCAACCGCTACGGCGACGTCGCAGCCGACGGCACGTACACGAGCGAGATCGAGAGCCCCGGCCGCCGCTTCTTCACCATGCTCGGCACGCTCGTGCAGGGGCGCGTCTCGCTCGACGGAGCGTCTTCGTGGGCATCCGCCCTCGGCCTGCACATCGCGATCACCTACGCGACGCAGCGTCGTCAGTTCGACGGCGCGAACGGCGAGGAGACCGTGCTGCTCGACTACGGCAAGCACCAGCGCCGCCTGCTGCCTCGTCTGGCGACCACCTACGCCCAGATCTTCGCGCACGACGAGTTCCTGCAGAAGTTCGACGGCGTCTTCTCGGGCCGCACCGACACCGCAGAGGATCGTGAAGACCTCGAGACCCTCGCCGCAGCGCTCAAGCCGCTGTCGACGTGGCACGCGCTCGACACCCTTCAGGAGGCGCGGGAGGCGTGCGGCGGAGCGGGCTTCATGTACGAGAACCGCCTCGTGGGCCTCCGCGCCGACCTCGACATCTACGTCACGTTCGAGGGCGACAACAACATCCTTCTGCAGCTGGTCGGCAAGCGTCTGCTCACCGACTTCGCCGGACAGTTCAAGGGTGCAGACGCCAGGACCCTCGCCAGGTACGCGGTCGGTCAGACCGCGGGCAAGGTGTTCCACGGCGCTGGGCTCCGCGCCCTCGGGCAGGCGGTCGCCGACTTCGGCTCGACTGCTCGCTCGGTCGAGCTCGGCCTGCGCGAGGAGCAGCAGCACGAGCTGCTCACCGAGCGGGTGCAGCAGATGATCGCCGACATCGCCGGACGCCTTCGCGCCGCAGGCAAGGACAAGGTGCTCGGCGAGAAGCTGTTCAACGAGAACCAGGCCGAGCTGATCGAAGCAGCCCGCGCGCACGGCGAGCTGCTGCAGTGGGAGGCGTTCACCGACGCGATCCGCCGCATCGACGATCCCGGCACGCTGCAGGTGCTGACGTGGCTGCGCGACCTGTTCGGCCTCTCGCTGATCGAGAAGCACCTCGCCTGGCACATGATCAACGGACGACTGTCGATGCAGCGCGCCGCCGCCGTGTCGAGCTACATCGACCGCCTCTGCGCTCGCCTGCGTCCGCACGCCCTCGAGCTCGTGCAGGCCTTCGGCTACGAGCCCGAGCACGTGCGCGCTCCCATCGCGAGCGGCATCGAGCAGCAGCGTCAGGATGAGGCGCGCGCGTACTACGCCGCCCTCGAAGCCTCGGGCGAGGCGCCGATCTCGGAGAAGACGCTCAAGCAGAAGAAGCGCTGAGCACGGCGCGCGGAATCGGACGCCTGCCGCGGAGGGGATCTCGCATCCCGTCAGCGGCAGGCGTCTTCCTCCGCTCGGGGCGCACGGGCGTCGGAGCCCGGCGGTAGCGTGGCGCCATGGCATCCCTGATCACCGCCTCCGACGGGCGCGCCCGCTGCGCCTGGGTCGGAGACGACGCCGAATACCGTCGCTACCACGACGAGGAGTGGGGTCACCCGCTGCACGGCGACCGCGCCCTGTTCGAGAAGATGGCGCTCGAGGGGTTCCAGGCCGGCCTGAGCTGGATCACCATCCTGCGCAAGCGCCCGCGGTTCCGCGAGGCGTTCGCCGATTTCGACCCGGCGCTGGTCGCCGCCTTCGGGTCCGACGACGTCGATCGCCTGATGGCGGATGCCGGAATCATCCGCAACCGCGCGAAGATCGCCGCCACGATCTCGAACGCCGCACTCGTGCGCGACATGGCGGAGGGAGAGCTGGATGCCCTGATGTGGTCATTCGCGCCGCAGGCATCCCGCCCCCGCCCTCGCGACTTCGGCGAGGTGCCGGCGGTGACGGCTGAGTCGACGGCTCTGAGCAAAGCGCTGCGAAAGCGCGGATTCCGGTTCGTCGGGCCGACGACCATGTACGCGCTGATGCAGTCTGCGGGCATGGTCGACGACCACGTCGAGGGGTGCTGGCGGGCCTGACCGCCGGTGCCTCCGCCGAGACGGTCGGGTCCGTGAAGCTGCACGGCGCCCGTCTCGGAGTGAGCCGCGCCGACGAGCGGACACGGCTGACGGCGCCTACCCGGGGTGCGCGAGGGTCTCTGACAGGATCGGATGAGCGGTGCGAGAACCGCCCGCAGATGACACAAAGGAGTGCATATGATCACCCGCATGAGATCGCGAACAGCGCGGATCGCAGTGGCCGCCGCCATTCTCGGAGTCGGCGTCGTCGGCGTCCAGCCGGCTTTCGCGGCCCCGGCCGATGAGGCCGCATCGACCCCGGTGCCCATCTCCACCCCCGACGGCCAGGTGTCGAGCTACGTCGTCAACACCAAGATCGTGAACCCCGGTCAGGTGCGCAAGGCCGAGGCGGCGGTCGTCGCCGCCGGCGGCGTCGTGGTGCAGTCGTGGCCGCAGATCGGCGTGATCGTCGCGCACTCGACGAAGGCGGATTTCCGCACCGCGGTCGTCGCCGCGGGCGGCAACTCCATCGCATCCGCCGGTCCGACCCGCTCGGTGGCGGTCAGCGAGGGAACACCCGAGGGCGTCGCGACCCCGTGGGGTCCTGGCAAGGGTCAGCTGAAGAAGGCTGAGACCAAGAAGTCCGACATCTCCGACGGCACCGCGGCGACCTCGACCGACCCCCGCGAGGGCGAGCAGTGGGACATGAAGATGATCAACGTGCCGCAGGCGCACGAGATCACCACGGGCTCCCCGGACGTGCTCATCGGCGTGCTCGACTCTGGCATCGACCCGGATCACCCCGACCTCGCCAGCCAGATCGATCGACTCAACTCGGTCGGCTGCACCGACGCCGGTCGTCCGGCGACGGGTGAGGCGGCGTGGGCGCCCACGACGAGCGACCACGGCACCCACGTGGCCGGCACCATCGGCGCCGCACGCAACGGCGTCGGGATCGTCGGCATCGCACCCGGATCGAAGATGGCCTCGGTCAAGGTCGTCAACGACGACGGGTTCATCTACCCCGAGTACGCGGTGTGCGGCTTCATGGAAGCCGGCCTCAAGGGCATGGACGTCACCAACAACAGCTACTACGTCGACCCGTTCGAGTTCTGGTGCGGCGATCAGCCCGAGCAGGCTCCGGCGATGGAGGCCGTGCGCCGCGCGGTCGACTGGTCGACCTCGAAGGGTGCCGTGCACGTCGCAGCCGCGGGCAACAGCTCGTACGACCTGTCGGCGAAGACGACCGACGACAGCAGCCCCAACGACGCTGCCGAGCCGACCCTGCGCGAGATCAACAGCTCGTGCAAGGACATCCCGACCGAGCTCGACGGCGTCGTGACGGTTTCGTCGGTCGACAGCCGTGGGGCCCTGTCGTCGTTCTCGAACCGGGGACTCGGCGTGATCGATGTCGCGGCTCCCGGCAGCCGGGTGCTCTCGACCATCGTGCGCGACAACGGCTACGGCCTGAAGAGCGGCACCTCGATGGCGTCGCCGCACGTCGCCGGCGTCGCGGCGCTCATGAAGTCGGCCCACCCGACGTGGGGACCCGACCGCATCGCGGACGAGCTGCGCGCGCAGGCGATCGACACCGCGTGCACCGTGACGACGGTGGCGGCGCCCTGCGTGGGCACCGACGACGAGAACTCCTTCTACGGTGAGGGACTCGTCGACGCGTACGCCGCCGTCCGCTGACACGACCACGCAGCGCTGAGCGGGTGCACGGCCTCGGGGTCGTGCACCCGTTCTGTGTGTCCGCTGCGGCGCCGGGAGCATGGGCAGAGGTACCCATGCGCTCGGCACGACGGCATTCGTGACCCCCGGTTAGGATGTTGACGGCGTTTCGCGACGCCCGAGGGGGGTTGACTGAGTATGAAGGCACTGTCATGGGTCCGATCGCGACCGAAGACGGCGGCATCGATCGCGGGGGTTGCGATCGGAGCGGTGGCACTGACCACGATGGCTGTGGCCTACGACGGCCTGCCGACCACGAAGGTCGACCTGAACGACGCCGGCGTCTGGCTGACGAAGTCCTCGAGCTTCCTCGTGGGGCACTTCAACCATGAGTCGACGGTGCTCGATGGCGGCATGCGCGCGGCGAGCGAGAACTATGACGTGCTGCAGGACGGCGAGACGGTGCTGGTGGCCGACAGCGGCGAGAGCACGCTGACGGCGGTGGACCCCGCCCGCATGGTGCTGGGTGACAGCGCCTCTGTACCGGGCAGTGCCAAGGTCGCTCTCGGGGCGAAGACCGTCGCGATCCTCGACGACAAGTCCGGCGATCTCTGGATCACGTCGGCGAAGGGACTCTCGGGCTTCGACATCAAGGCCGCCGACCCGACTGTCGAGCTCGGCAAGGGCGCCGATGTGACGGTGGGGCGTGACGGCACGGTGTACGCGCTCTCGGGTGAGAAGGGCGAGGTCGTCACGGTTCCGTCCGATCCCGAGGGCATGCCGCTCGAGCCCGCGACCGCGTCGGTCGGCGAGCTCGATCTGAGCGAGCAGCCGAGCATCACCGCGGTCGGCTCGACGCCTGTGGTGCTCGACGCCGCGGCCGGCGTCGTGACGACTCCCGGCGGGTTCCGCACCGAGATCGATCAGGCGGCGGATGCCGTGCTGCAGCAGGCATCCGCTGATTCGGCAGCGGTGGCGATCGCGACGCCGACCGCTCTCCTGCAGGTGCCGCTCGACGGCGGCGAACCGGTCGATGAGAAGGCCGATGGCACGGGCACCCCGGCAGCTCCGGTGCAGCTGCGCGGCTGCACCTACGGCGCGTGGGCCGTGTCGGCGACGTTCATCCGCGACTGCACGGGCGACTCGCTCGACGTGAAAGAGAGCATCCCCGGCGCCGAGAACTCCGCGTCGCTGGCCTTCCGCGTGAACCGCGACGTGATCGTGCTCAACGACATCATCGGCGGGGCGGCGTGGCTGGCGAACGAGAGCCTGCAGCGCGTGGACGACTGGAGCGTGCTCGTTCCGCCGGAGGGCGAGAGTGAGGACGACGAGAACACGACCCAGGAGACCGTCGAAACCTCCCTGCCGGAGCGCAAGGAGAAGAACACCGTCCCCACGGCTGAGGACGACCCCGATCTCGGCGTCCGTCCCGGCGGCACGACCCTGCTGTCGGTTCTCGACAACGACAACGATCCCGACGGCGACGTGCTCGTGGCATCGCTGAAGGGAAAGCAGCCGTCGGTGGGCGAGGTGCGTCCGATCCTCAACGGCGCCGCCCTGCAGATCGCCGTGCCAGAAGACGCGACGGGGACGTCGACCTTCACCTACGAGATCGACGACGGACGCGGCGGGCGTGACACAGCCCAGGTCACCGTCTCGGTGCACGACGACAAGACGAACGGCGCCCCGCGCCCCAAGCGCACGAGCAAGGTGGCGGTCGAGGCTGGCGGCACCGTCTCGTACAACGTGCTGCCCGACTGGCGCGATCCCGACGGCGACGACCTGTACCTGCGCGGTGTCGAGCCGGCACCGGGTGACGAGGTCGAGTTCACCACCGACGGCAAGATCACGTACCGGGCTGTCGCGAGCCTGCAGGGCCGCAAAGAGATCGAGATCAGCATCTCGGATGCCATGGGCAAGGTCGCGACGGGCAAGGTCGTGCTCGATGTCAAGCCCGAGGGCTCGACGAACCCGCTCACCAACGCCGATCACGTCGTGACGCGCGCAGGGGAGTCCGTCACCGTCTCGCCGCTCGCGAACGACACGAGCTCGGGCCGGGAGCAGCTGCGGCTGGCGCGCGTCGAGGACACCGCTGGTGTCGAGCTCGACCGCGACTACCCGAACCGCAAGTTCGCATTCAAGGCGAACGCGCCGGGCACCTATTACGTGCAGTACCTCGCGACAGCGGGGCCGAAGCCCGCGAAGGGCATCGTGCGCGTCGACGTGCTCGACAAGCAGCAGAGCGATCTCGCGCCGGTCGCGGTGCGCGACGTCGCCATGCTCACCTCGGGCAGTGAAGCGCTCGTCGGCGTGCTCGGCAATGACAGCGACCCCGCAGGCGGCGTGCTGGTTGTGCAGTCGGTCTCTGTGCCGCCGAGCAGTGGCGTGAACGTGTCGGTGCTCAACCACGAGACGCTGCGCGTCAGCGACCAGGGCTCGCTCTCCGAGCCTGTGCGCATCACCTACCGCATCTCGAACGGCAAGAAGTCGGCCGAGGGCGACGTCGTGGTCATCCCGATCCCGGCGCCGACGAAGCTTCTCGCGCCTGTCACGAACGACGACGAGGCGGTCGTGCGCGTCGGCGACGTGGTGACCATCCCCGTGCTCGACAACGACGTGCATCCCAACGGCGACAAGCTGACGGTCGCTCCGGACCTGGTCGAGCCGCTGGTCGATCCGGAGGACGGCGAGGCGTTCGTCTCGCAGGATGCCGTGCGCTTCCGCGCGGGGAAGAACCCGGGCACCGTGTACATCACGTACGAGGCCGTCGACACCCGTGGCCAGAAAGCCGGCGGTCACATCTCGGTGCAGGTGCTGCCCATCGACGACGACGGCACGAACGCCGCGCCCCGTCCGCGTGACCTGACCGCGCGCGCTCTCGCCGGTTCGCGGATCAACATCCCCGTGCCGCTCGACGGCCTCGACGCCGACGGCGACTCGGTCGAGCTGATCGGCGTCGACAGCGCGCCGGTCAAGGGGCGCATCGTCGAGCAGGGCAACAACTACCTCACCTACGAGGCCTACGAGGATGCGTCCGGCGTCGACGCCTTCAGCTACCGGGTGCGCGACCGCCTCGGAGCCGAGTCGCGGGCATCCATCCGGGTGGGGATCGCCCCGCCCGAGGCGGTGAACCAGGCGCCCTACGCCGTGAACGACTCGGTTGTCGTTCGTCCAGGCCGATCGGTGGCGGTGCCTGCTCTGGCGAACGACTCCGACCCCGAAGGCGACCGCATCGGCTACCTGAAGTCGGGCCTGACGCTTCCTCCGGATGTGACGGGCATGAAGGCCAGGATCTCGGGCGACCGCATCGTCATCGACGTGCCGGACGAGGAGCTCGA is a window of Microbacterium esteraromaticum DNA encoding:
- a CDS encoding Ig-like domain-containing protein is translated as MALTTMAVAYDGLPTTKVDLNDAGVWLTKSSSFLVGHFNHESTVLDGGMRAASENYDVLQDGETVLVADSGESTLTAVDPARMVLGDSASVPGSAKVALGAKTVAILDDKSGDLWITSAKGLSGFDIKAADPTVELGKGADVTVGRDGTVYALSGEKGEVVTVPSDPEGMPLEPATASVGELDLSEQPSITAVGSTPVVLDAAAGVVTTPGGFRTEIDQAADAVLQQASADSAAVAIATPTALLQVPLDGGEPVDEKADGTGTPAAPVQLRGCTYGAWAVSATFIRDCTGDSLDVKESIPGAENSASLAFRVNRDVIVLNDIIGGAAWLANESLQRVDDWSVLVPPEGESEDDENTTQETVETSLPERKEKNTVPTAEDDPDLGVRPGGTTLLSVLDNDNDPDGDVLVASLKGKQPSVGEVRPILNGAALQIAVPEDATGTSTFTYEIDDGRGGRDTAQVTVSVHDDKTNGAPRPKRTSKVAVEAGGTVSYNVLPDWRDPDGDDLYLRGVEPAPGDEVEFTTDGKITYRAVASLQGRKEIEISISDAMGKVATGKVVLDVKPEGSTNPLTNADHVVTRAGESVTVSPLANDTSSGREQLRLARVEDTAGVELDRDYPNRKFAFKANAPGTYYVQYLATAGPKPAKGIVRVDVLDKQQSDLAPVAVRDVAMLTSGSEALVGVLGNDSDPAGGVLVVQSVSVPPSSGVNVSVLNHETLRVSDQGSLSEPVRITYRISNGKKSAEGDVVVIPIPAPTKLLAPVTNDDEAVVRVGDVVTIPVLDNDVHPNGDKLTVAPDLVEPLVDPEDGEAFVSQDAVRFRAGKNPGTVYITYEAVDTRGQKAGGHISVQVLPIDDDGTNAAPRPRDLTARALAGSRINIPVPLDGLDADGDSVELIGVDSAPVKGRIVEQGNNYLTYEAYEDASGVDAFSYRVRDRLGAESRASIRVGIAPPEAVNQAPYAVNDSVVVRPGRSVAVPALANDSDPEGDRIGYLKSGLTLPPDVTGMKARISGDRIVIDVPDEELETSLQYTISDAKGARGTAAIFVKVDKDVPLMNPIARDDRVQVEDVKDDLSVDLDILRNDEDPDGTIEGVDVTLEDGARLLGDGKVRVKVGEERQLIRYVITDQDELASSAFIFVPAIDELRPRLKSTKPLEVKSGETKEIPLEKYVVVAGGGDVRLTEAAKVSASYANGDDLIKDTTTLVYTSKDRYFGEDALTFEVTDGDGPDDPEGRKSTLTIPITVLPPDNQPPTLTSAQMQIAPGEKPTALDLAGLATDPDPKDKGKLRFSVTSQPGEGIDARVDGTTLYAETGPDTPKGTAVTIPITVTDGTTEPVEGTVQVTVTASTRSLAVASPDSVDEADQGETITVPALANDINPFVADGVPLKLLTAEVESGQGSAKVAGDAVSITPDKTFVGVMVVRYRVQDATKDPDREVEGRITVTVQGIPDAPGRPTVTAVEDRTVVLNWSAPSNNGAEITEYTVTSVSGNPYTKACTSTTCTLDGLTNNVEYTFAVTATNRVGDGPASAASEVARPDTRPDTPLPPKLAFGDKALDVSWTTPTSSGSPVESYTLEISPTPPSGIGQKTGVTGNSLRWEGLENGTSYSVRIQAHNRAPDPSSWSMYSAAEIPAGPPAAVAAPTVSSAPSVGSEAQMTVSWSQPNTNGAPIEEYELITYRGGGEVSRTGVGTRTSQTVVVPTSTADYTYAVRAKNKADWGPVGAQSAPQRAFGQPGAPSNVKATPLDSAIRVEFTMTEAARNGASPSEMRYQFQRNAEQWQPWDGQSLIPANNGTPYTVRVRAYSVVGGQQSQTGPSTASNSVTPFGPPHAPSGSATKSGDRAIRLTWDSRGSENGRPITTYISIDNGGWQRVDSKTGERIVGNGYDQTHNIKVRVEAEGGAAESPRYSATTDSPPKPTAETVKGTSGSWSNCNTYSCAYMKVKVSNFPAGNYRLYCNDSGGQWGGATHYVPANGTAQATCYYGMPNTKVWVTIGGWGDAQPMTWY
- a CDS encoding methionine ABC transporter ATP-binding protein, with protein sequence MATDLPAIVEFRHVTKRFRPDADESPALDDVTLSIRSGEVFGIIGESGAGKSTLLELINGLTRPTEGHVTVRGAAVAELDRAGLRELRRDVGVVFQGVHLLSNSTVRDNVRLPLRLARGETAKKSRQQQDAVDEILSFVGLSHRADHFPAQLSGGERQRVGLARALVSRPPLLLCDEPTSSLDASTTADVLRVLADARAKLGTTVIVITHDLDVVKAICDRAALLEKGRLREVFEIDAAGPRSLPSYYEQVKRELSA
- a CDS encoding MetQ/NlpA family ABC transporter substrate-binding protein, coding for MKKTRVALAAIALGTALLATACAPAAEEKNADAQAAEPTVLKVAAVQAPMTDVVKAAGDAIEDGYEIQLVEVADYITSNTILNSGDVYANFSQHVPYMQTFNEGNDGTLVGVQPVYNFVIAFYSKTLDDIADLPDGAKVAIPDDPSNTGRALKLLAANEIIALDPDVDPYEATVKDITGNPKNLEFVQVPIASLNAAYEEADLVFQWPSHIAALGLSPEKDGLITELDDRFALNLVVQQKDADSEATEALKKAFTSDEVRGVIEGNGTIETAW
- a CDS encoding DNA-3-methyladenine glycosylase I, which codes for MASLITASDGRARCAWVGDDAEYRRYHDEEWGHPLHGDRALFEKMALEGFQAGLSWITILRKRPRFREAFADFDPALVAAFGSDDVDRLMADAGIIRNRAKIAATISNAALVRDMAEGELDALMWSFAPQASRPRPRDFGEVPAVTAESTALSKALRKRGFRFVGPTTMYALMQSAGMVDDHVEGCWRA
- a CDS encoding acyl-CoA dehydrogenase translates to MVDAAIRPTTADAPAGAEHEATSIDVERVNELLMGTWAQTRREAREMIKDPAFWRDDSLAKDEHRERVLSQLHLLVENGAVHRAFPKRFGGEENNGANIAGFEELVAADPSLQIKSGVQWGLFGSAILQLGTEQHHEKWLPGVMDLSIPGAFAMTEIGHGSDVAAVGTTATYDPATEEFVINTPFRAATKEYLGNAALHGIAATVFAQLITNGVNHGVHCFYVPLRDENGQDLPGIGREDDGLKGGLNGIDNGRLSFDHVRVPRTNLLNRYGDVAADGTYTSEIESPGRRFFTMLGTLVQGRVSLDGASSWASALGLHIAITYATQRRQFDGANGEETVLLDYGKHQRRLLPRLATTYAQIFAHDEFLQKFDGVFSGRTDTAEDREDLETLAAALKPLSTWHALDTLQEAREACGGAGFMYENRLVGLRADLDIYVTFEGDNNILLQLVGKRLLTDFAGQFKGADARTLARYAVGQTAGKVFHGAGLRALGQAVADFGSTARSVELGLREEQQHELLTERVQQMIADIAGRLRAAGKDKVLGEKLFNENQAELIEAARAHGELLQWEAFTDAIRRIDDPGTLQVLTWLRDLFGLSLIEKHLAWHMINGRLSMQRAAAVSSYIDRLCARLRPHALELVQAFGYEPEHVRAPIASGIEQQRQDEARAYYAALEASGEAPISEKTLKQKKR
- a CDS encoding methionine ABC transporter permease, whose product is MTWLTDLLAEYGEDIAQSMAETGYMMLVSLLAAVLIGLPLGTVVYLTERGGIAENRAINTVANLYINVVRSFPFLLLVVFLIPFTRAVIGTSFGTQAATLPLCFVAVAIYARLTEQILREIPAGISKVAVASGATVPQAVFRMLLPEARSGLVYALTSAAISLLSYSTVLGVVGGGGLGDFAMRYGYQVYNDDLMYLTIVIIIVCVLAIQAVGHRTSVRLDHR
- a CDS encoding S8 family peptidase gives rise to the protein MRSRTARIAVAAAILGVGVVGVQPAFAAPADEAASTPVPISTPDGQVSSYVVNTKIVNPGQVRKAEAAVVAAGGVVVQSWPQIGVIVAHSTKADFRTAVVAAGGNSIASAGPTRSVAVSEGTPEGVATPWGPGKGQLKKAETKKSDISDGTAATSTDPREGEQWDMKMINVPQAHEITTGSPDVLIGVLDSGIDPDHPDLASQIDRLNSVGCTDAGRPATGEAAWAPTTSDHGTHVAGTIGAARNGVGIVGIAPGSKMASVKVVNDDGFIYPEYAVCGFMEAGLKGMDVTNNSYYVDPFEFWCGDQPEQAPAMEAVRRAVDWSTSKGAVHVAAAGNSSYDLSAKTTDDSSPNDAAEPTLREINSSCKDIPTELDGVVTVSSVDSRGALSSFSNRGLGVIDVAAPGSRVLSTIVRDNGYGLKSGTSMASPHVAGVAALMKSAHPTWGPDRIADELRAQAIDTACTVTTVAAPCVGTDDENSFYGEGLVDAYAAVR